A genomic window from Brachyspira sp. SAP_772 includes:
- a CDS encoding BatD family protein, with protein MIKTGKVIIILLFLLNVSALFSQTTITAKLSDEKIGIGEVFSLSVTINNTKGKVTIPNIDGLLLRGTSQTRNMTLSGGTFKSIQTYSYTYVANRVGIYNIDNITVKIDNTTYKANPLTLEVVDEPVRERESDAPDSDSFDRFMNYSEDIHVENTINKTEVYLYEPIYITQKAYTHVPVNVVGISKIADRTDFISYTDSSEYNSFTEIIDGKRVSVIPLKKEVLYALKDGNKNIITTEFVFEKNNMFFDRVLYGEEEYNIKVLPLPDNTGYKNFSGGVGEFDFTVKANKTNLKIGEEVVVSLEVFGEGNTSIINMPSIDTNINKYFSVYQPKTYETNWFEDDKMMAKKTKQYVMVATNSGEFSLSNIAFCYFSPDAKSYSNVYSGNISFSMMGGNIGSSHFVDNNNEPNIINIKDTYIKNEKPFNLLNINIVYIYILILIVFSFIIVFSKKLKTLALASSNNNKESGISVMITNYNEGNREEYCKSVISYIEKEIKKKLNTNSRNIYLELNGIAEEEKIKEIKSIIDSCERELYSGSKSSENIDYHSKAIEIITSINKKK; from the coding sequence TTGATAAAGACTGGTAAAGTAATAATTATTCTATTATTTTTATTAAATGTTTCTGCCTTATTTTCTCAAACTACAATTACAGCTAAACTCTCTGATGAAAAAATAGGTATCGGTGAAGTTTTTAGTTTATCTGTAACTATTAATAATACAAAAGGAAAAGTTACCATACCAAATATAGATGGTTTATTATTGAGAGGAACTTCGCAGACAAGAAATATGACATTAAGCGGGGGAACTTTTAAATCCATTCAAACATATAGTTATACTTATGTGGCAAATAGGGTTGGAATATATAATATAGATAATATCACTGTAAAGATAGATAATACAACTTACAAAGCAAATCCCCTTACTTTAGAAGTTGTAGATGAGCCTGTTAGAGAAAGAGAAAGCGATGCTCCTGATTCTGATTCTTTTGACAGATTTATGAATTATTCTGAAGATATACATGTTGAAAACACTATAAACAAAACAGAAGTATATTTGTATGAGCCTATATATATTACACAAAAAGCCTACACTCATGTTCCTGTTAATGTGGTTGGCATATCTAAAATAGCTGACAGAACAGATTTTATTTCTTATACAGATTCTTCAGAGTACAATTCTTTTACAGAGATAATTGACGGAAAGAGAGTAAGTGTTATACCATTAAAAAAAGAGGTGTTATACGCTCTAAAAGATGGAAATAAAAACATCATCACTACTGAGTTTGTTTTTGAAAAGAATAATATGTTTTTTGATAGGGTGCTTTATGGGGAAGAAGAATATAACATAAAGGTGCTTCCTCTTCCTGATAACACTGGGTACAAAAACTTTTCTGGCGGTGTTGGAGAGTTTGATTTTACAGTTAAGGCTAACAAAACTAATTTGAAAATAGGTGAAGAGGTTGTTGTTAGTTTAGAGGTTTTTGGAGAGGGTAATACTTCTATTATAAATATGCCTAGCATTGATACAAATATCAATAAATATTTTTCTGTTTATCAGCCTAAAACTTATGAAACTAATTGGTTTGAAGATGATAAAATGATGGCTAAAAAGACAAAACAATATGTGATGGTGGCAACTAATAGCGGAGAGTTTAGTTTGTCAAATATAGCTTTTTGTTATTTTTCTCCAGATGCTAAAAGCTATAGTAATGTTTATTCAGGCAATATATCTTTTTCTATGATGGGCGGAAATATTGGCTCTTCTCATTTTGTTGATAATAATAATGAACCTAATATCATCAATATTAAAGACACTTATATTAAAAATGAAAAGCCTTTTAATTTATTGAATATTAATATTGTTTATATTTATATACTTATTTTAATAGTATTTTCTTTTATTATAGTTTTTTCGAAAAAGCTTAAAACATTAGCTTTAGCTTCTTCAAATAACAATAAAGAATCTGGTATTAGTGTTATGATCACAAATTATAACGAAGGAAATAGGGAAGAGTATTGTAAGAGTGTTATTTCTTATATTGAAAAAGAGATTAAAAAGAAATTAAATACGAACTCTAGAAATATTTATTTGGAATTAAATGGCATAGCAGAAGAAGAGAAAATAAAAGAAATAAAATCTATAATAGATTCTTGTGAGAGGGAGCTTTATTCTGGAAGTAAATCGAGTGAAAATATAGATTATCATAGTAAGGCTATTGAAATAATTACTAGTATTAATAAAAAGAAGTGA
- the ilvB gene encoding biosynthetic-type acetolactate synthase large subunit, translating to MQLNGSDILIEVLIEEGVDTVFGYPGGAALNIYDAIYKYRDKIKHIMPVDEAGACHAADGYARASGKTGVVIATSGPGATNLVTPLATAYMDSVPLIAITANVPTSLIGKDSFQEVYIAGITMTITKHNFVVRDINDLANTIRKAFYIANTGRKGPVLIDIPKNITIAETEFVSKQKITPKPVQISSEDENTIKEVAKLINESKKPIIYFGGGAKDSSDKLREFMINSNIPSVHTLMGAGVLGYNEKLNIGLLGMHGSATANKVMNEADLILAIGTRFSDRVALNTSKFGGGAKKVHIDIDRSEINKNVNVDYSIIGDLNDVLDRFNKLVKRVKDDEWVKYLSDLISKEKEEDIKRNTNKDGIYPSRVMNIIGEKTKDAAIYVTDVGQHQMWAVQYIRHTKPRSFITSGGLGTMGFGYGASLGVQVAKPDRRVIHITGDGSFYMNLNEVSTAVEYNLPIISIILNNSTLGMVRQWQTIFYESRYSSTDINKKMDYVKVAEGFGAKGFRCETISEFESAFEEALKCKCPVWIECVIDKDLRVLPMIPAGGTVDDIIVD from the coding sequence ATGCAATTGAATGGTTCAGATATTTTAATTGAAGTTTTAATAGAGGAGGGGGTTGACACTGTATTTGGTTATCCGGGCGGAGCTGCTTTAAACATATACGATGCTATTTATAAATATAGAGATAAAATAAAGCATATAATGCCTGTTGATGAGGCAGGTGCTTGTCATGCTGCTGATGGATATGCAAGAGCCAGCGGAAAAACAGGCGTTGTAATTGCAACAAGCGGACCGGGAGCAACCAACTTAGTAACACCATTAGCTACAGCATATATGGACAGTGTGCCTTTGATTGCTATTACAGCAAATGTACCTACAAGTTTGATAGGTAAAGATTCTTTCCAAGAGGTTTATATTGCCGGAATAACAATGACCATAACAAAACATAATTTTGTTGTTAGAGATATTAATGATTTGGCTAATACAATTAGAAAAGCTTTTTATATAGCAAATACTGGAAGAAAGGGACCTGTTTTAATAGATATACCAAAAAATATAACTATAGCAGAAACAGAATTTGTAAGCAAACAAAAAATTACTCCAAAACCAGTTCAAATAAGTTCTGAAGATGAAAACACAATAAAAGAAGTAGCAAAATTAATAAATGAGTCTAAAAAGCCTATTATATATTTTGGGGGCGGAGCTAAAGATTCAAGCGATAAATTAAGAGAGTTTATGATTAACTCTAATATACCATCGGTTCATACATTAATGGGGGCTGGTGTATTGGGCTATAATGAAAAATTGAATATTGGCTTACTCGGAATGCATGGCTCTGCTACTGCTAATAAGGTTATGAATGAAGCTGATTTAATACTTGCTATAGGCACAAGATTTAGCGACAGAGTTGCTTTGAACACTTCCAAATTTGGTGGTGGAGCTAAAAAGGTGCATATAGATATTGACAGAAGTGAGATTAATAAAAACGTTAATGTTGATTATAGTATAATAGGCGATTTGAATGATGTATTAGATAGATTTAATAAACTTGTAAAAAGAGTGAAAGATGATGAATGGGTAAAATATTTATCTGATTTAATATCAAAAGAAAAAGAGGAAGATATTAAGAGAAACACAAATAAAGACGGCATTTATCCTAGTAGAGTTATGAATATAATAGGCGAAAAAACTAAAGATGCTGCTATATATGTTACCGATGTAGGTCAGCATCAGATGTGGGCTGTTCAATATATACGCCATACTAAGCCAAGGAGCTTTATAACTAGTGGAGGCTTGGGAACTATGGGATTTGGATATGGTGCTTCTTTAGGTGTTCAGGTTGCTAAGCCAGATAGAAGAGTAATTCATATAACAGGTGATGGTTCTTTTTATATGAATTTAAATGAAGTGTCTACTGCTGTTGAATATAATTTACCTATTATAAGCATAATACTTAATAACAGCACATTGGGTATGGTAAGACAATGGCAAACTATATTTTATGAATCTAGATATTCAAGCACTGATATAAATAAAAAAATGGATTATGTGAAAGTAGCTGAAGGTTTTGGAGCTAAAGGTTTTAGGTGTGAAACTATAAGCGAATTTGAGAGTGCTTTTGAAGAGGCATTAAAATGTAAATGTCCTGTTTGGATAGAATGTGTTATAGATAAAGATTTGAGAGTTTTACCTATGATACCAGCAGGCGGAACAGTAGATGATATAATAGTAGATTAA
- a CDS encoding phasin family protein: MGISDEIKSGIYTGIGFMLKGKEKVEEAAKEFIKDKNMSTEEGEKFVKEMVSKANETKEEITQYLDERIQHTMDKAGYVKKEEYDAIKKELEELKSKINNQQ, encoded by the coding sequence ATGGGAATTTCTGATGAAATAAAATCTGGTATTTATACTGGTATAGGATTTATGCTTAAAGGAAAAGAAAAAGTAGAAGAGGCTGCAAAAGAGTTTATAAAAGATAAAAACATGAGCACAGAAGAAGGTGAGAAATTTGTAAAAGAAATGGTTAGTAAGGCTAATGAAACCAAAGAAGAAATAACTCAATATTTGGATGAAAGAATACAACACACTATGGATAAAGCTGGTTACGTAAAAAAAGAAGAATATGATGCTATAAAAAAAGAATTAGAAGAATTAAAAAGCAAAATAAATAATCAGCAATAA
- the ilvN gene encoding acetolactate synthase small subunit, whose product MNNKQRRVLVLFVDNSSGVLNRITLLFSQKGFNIETITCSVTCVPSISRMTIVTEGDDLHITQIMKQTSKLIEVHSVHLIDHCNSIIRDLLLVKIEIDDSNKRRVCDITNAHNGLILDIGSRSMIVEITASASIIDGYLEALKDFNILELSRTGVTSIQLGDDVPDMNIINNFEF is encoded by the coding sequence ATGAATAATAAACAAAGAAGGGTTTTAGTTTTATTTGTAGATAATAGTTCTGGGGTATTAAACAGAATAACTTTATTATTTAGTCAAAAGGGTTTTAATATAGAAACTATTACTTGTTCTGTAACTTGTGTGCCTAGCATATCAAGAATGACTATAGTTACAGAGGGAGATGATTTACATATTACACAGATTATGAAGCAAACTTCTAAACTTATAGAGGTTCATTCTGTTCATTTGATAGATCATTGTAATAGTATAATAAGAGATTTATTATTAGTAAAAATAGAAATAGATGATTCTAATAAACGCAGAGTTTGCGATATCACTAATGCACATAATGGTCTTATACTTGATATAGGAAGTAGGAGTATGATAGTTGAAATTACAGCTTCTGCTTCTATAATAGACGGTTATTTAGAGGCTTTAAAAGATTTCAATATATTAGAGCTTTCAAGAACGGGAGTAACATCTATACAGCTGGGCGATGATGTTCCTGATATGAATATAATAAACAATTTTGAGTTTTGA
- a CDS encoding AarF/ABC1/UbiB kinase family protein, which produces MKGKKSLNRTKEIVSVIMAYGFKDIIAVTPILKLVKNPIQKFNVKYKGVDLRSYTRGQRIRMACEELGTTFIKLGQILSNRSDILPKDIIDELKKLQNNVKPFDEKEAVAIVEQELQKPISEALESFDTTPKASASISQVHIAVLKTGEKVAIKVKRPNIEENILNDIEIITWLSSILEKYNEEFALIRPEKLIKAFKNQLLQELDFNFEKNNTIKFQKYFKNNKNIKIAKIYEEYSTKNILTMEYIEGIKISDISPDDTRYDKKKLVSIGVDCVLEQIFKLGFFHADPHPGNLMALDNNVLCFLDFGMIGFIPPTSKEAFSSLIMSINNADYINLSKAVLDLCDHSEIQNMEDFNMAIFMLINKYIDMPLENINIEDIFNELISIIREFRLMLSGNIMLLIKSLIVLEGVGRDLDKDLKLVEHIKPFAFKYVKEQLKPDNLLKQSRNVISDYFHVLKNVPSDLGEVINLMRKGNIRIQLEHKKLDTLANTLDSLGDRLSYSIVLASLIISSGLIIATKMPPLIHGISLVGLVGFLLSGIMGFIMIISRFIRKYVKKK; this is translated from the coding sequence ATGAAGGGGAAAAAATCTTTAAATAGGACAAAAGAAATTGTATCAGTTATAATGGCATATGGTTTTAAAGATATAATTGCTGTTACTCCTATATTAAAATTAGTAAAAAATCCAATACAAAAATTTAATGTAAAATATAAAGGAGTGGATTTAAGAAGCTACACACGAGGCCAGAGAATAAGAATGGCTTGTGAAGAACTCGGGACTACATTTATAAAGCTAGGACAAATACTTTCAAACAGAAGCGATATACTTCCTAAAGACATTATTGATGAATTAAAAAAACTTCAAAATAATGTTAAGCCTTTCGATGAAAAAGAGGCTGTAGCAATAGTAGAACAGGAATTACAAAAACCTATAAGTGAAGCTTTAGAGTCTTTTGACACTACCCCTAAAGCAAGTGCCTCAATTTCCCAAGTACATATTGCTGTATTAAAAACAGGTGAAAAAGTTGCTATAAAAGTAAAAAGACCAAACATAGAAGAGAATATACTTAATGATATTGAGATAATTACTTGGCTTTCTTCTATATTAGAAAAATATAATGAAGAGTTTGCTTTAATAAGACCAGAGAAGTTAATAAAGGCTTTTAAAAATCAGCTCTTACAAGAATTGGATTTTAATTTTGAAAAAAACAACACTATAAAATTTCAAAAATATTTCAAAAATAATAAAAATATAAAAATAGCAAAAATCTATGAAGAATATAGTACAAAAAATATATTGACAATGGAATATATAGAAGGAATTAAAATCTCTGATATTAGTCCTGATGATACAAGATATGACAAAAAAAAATTAGTTTCTATTGGTGTTGATTGTGTATTGGAGCAGATATTTAAATTAGGTTTCTTCCATGCTGACCCTCACCCCGGTAATTTAATGGCTTTGGATAATAATGTATTATGTTTTTTAGATTTCGGTATGATAGGTTTTATTCCTCCAACTTCAAAAGAGGCTTTCTCTTCTCTTATAATGAGTATTAATAATGCTGATTATATTAATCTTTCTAAAGCCGTATTAGATTTATGCGACCATAGTGAAATACAAAACATGGAAGATTTTAATATGGCTATATTTATGCTTATAAACAAATACATAGATATGCCATTAGAAAACATTAACATAGAAGATATATTCAATGAACTTATATCTATAATAAGAGAGTTTAGGCTAATGCTCTCTGGAAATATAATGCTTCTTATAAAATCATTAATAGTATTAGAAGGCGTTGGAAGAGATTTGGATAAAGACCTTAAATTAGTAGAACATATAAAGCCTTTTGCTTTCAAATATGTTAAAGAACAATTAAAACCTGATAATCTATTAAAACAATCTAGAAATGTAATTAGTGATTATTTTCATGTTTTAAAAAATGTGCCTTCTGATTTGGGTGAAGTTATAAACCTAATGAGAAAAGGCAATATTAGAATACAGCTTGAACATAAAAAACTTGACACTCTTGCAAATACTTTGGATAGCTTGGGAGACAGATTAAGTTATTCTATAGTATTAGCTTCATTAATTATTTCAAGCGGACTTATAATAGCTACCAAAATGCCGCCTCTAATACATGGTATATCATTAGTTGGGCTTGTGGGATTTTTATTATCTGGAATAATGGGATTTATTATGATTATAAGCAGATTTATAAGAAAGTATGTAAAGAAAAAATAA
- a CDS encoding SH3 domain-containing protein produces MSIKKIIIMFLIFGCNFLFAQNDLENINNIFKNANDLYNQGMYIEANNLYLNLVSSNVVSKDLYYNLASSYYEINSNGYAVLWYERALNIAPFDKDIKNNINKITERKDYDSFYIIGFYVSLVLFVFFTVFLFVSFMKKKHTNWLLLILSVILLVFSIYSYNTIKSDYIIIVKNTNIYSGSSLKSDIVSSVYEGEKFRVIKESSNWYYVNGISKGWINKEYFEKI; encoded by the coding sequence ATGAGTATTAAAAAAATTATTATAATGTTTTTAATATTTGGATGCAATTTCCTTTTTGCTCAAAATGATTTAGAGAACATCAATAATATATTTAAAAATGCAAATGATTTATATAATCAAGGAATGTATATAGAAGCCAATAATTTATATCTTAATTTAGTAAGCTCTAATGTTGTTTCTAAAGATTTGTATTATAATTTAGCTTCTTCATATTATGAGATTAATAGTAATGGTTATGCTGTGTTATGGTATGAGAGAGCTTTGAATATAGCACCTTTCGACAAAGATATTAAAAACAATATAAATAAAATAACAGAGAGAAAAGATTATGATTCTTTTTATATAATTGGTTTTTATGTAAGTTTGGTTTTGTTCGTATTTTTTACAGTGTTTTTATTTGTATCGTTTATGAAAAAGAAACACACAAATTGGTTATTATTAATTTTATCTGTTATTTTACTTGTTTTTTCTATATACTCATATAACACTATAAAATCAGATTATATTATAATAGTTAAAAATACCAACATATATAGCGGGAGCAGTTTAAAGTCTGATATAGTTTCTAGTGTATATGAGGGTGAGAAATTTAGAGTGATAAAAGAGTCTTCTAATTGGTATTATGTTAATGGGATATCAAAAGGCTGGATTAACAAAGAGTACTTTGAAAAGATATAA
- a CDS encoding tetratricopeptide repeat protein: MLFRVKVLLLFLILFSSSYALSLNEFTAKIDVDRANRLLRKGDYDNAISLYEKALSKMPTSPEIYYNMGTTLSSMGEMDSAIQAFDMAKKNFTEKTSKDIKNSTYYNAGISKIEIEDYAGAIEELIEALVNKPDDNNAKSALEYAKKKLEEQKKNSGESAQNNNNDNQDDANSNQNSEDNQDNNNNQNNNGNNQNNQDNNQNNQDNQNNDDEQNNQNNNDNQNNNQDNNQNNNNGNDNGDDEEKNTQTDIDRLLDSLRQYRKDKENDDQYYGGGRIDKDW, translated from the coding sequence GTGTTGTTTAGAGTAAAAGTATTGTTACTATTTTTAATATTATTTTCAAGCTCCTATGCTTTGTCTTTAAATGAGTTTACAGCGAAGATTGATGTTGATAGAGCTAATAGGTTATTAAGAAAAGGCGATTATGATAACGCTATAAGCTTGTATGAGAAGGCTTTAAGTAAGATGCCTACATCTCCAGAAATTTATTATAATATGGGCACTACTTTATCTTCTATGGGAGAGATGGACTCTGCTATTCAAGCCTTTGATATGGCTAAAAAAAACTTTACAGAAAAAACTTCTAAAGATATAAAAAACTCAACTTATTATAATGCTGGTATAAGCAAAATAGAAATAGAAGATTATGCGGGAGCTATAGAAGAGTTAATAGAAGCTTTGGTAAATAAGCCTGATGATAATAATGCAAAGAGTGCTTTAGAATATGCAAAAAAGAAATTAGAAGAGCAGAAAAAAAATAGCGGCGAGAGTGCTCAAAATAATAATAATGATAATCAAGATGATGCTAACTCTAATCAAAATAGTGAGGATAATCAGGATAATAACAACAATCAAAATAATAATGGCAATAATCAAAATAACCAAGACAACAATCAGAATAATCAAGACAATCAAAATAATGATGATGAGCAGAATAATCAAAATAATAATGATAACCAAAACAATAATCAAGACAATAATCAAAATAATAATAATGGCAACGACAACGGAGATGATGAAGAGAAAAACACTCAAACTGATATTGATAGGCTCTTAGATTCATTAAGACAATATAGAAAAGATAAAGAAAATGATGATCAATATTATGGCGGAGGAAGAATTGATAAAGACTGGTAA
- the ilvC gene encoding ketol-acid reductoisomerase: protein MIKKYYDADCNLGLLDGKTIAIMGYGSQGHAHAQNLKDSGMNVIVGLRKDSANCKKAEEAGFKVMEVAEAAKTADIVMMLVPDEVAADIYNSQVAPYMKEGNVLMFAHGFNIHFQFVVPAKDIDVIMVAPKGPGHTVRSQYLEGRGVPSLIAVYQDKSGRAKDYALAYASGIGAGRAGILETTFREETETDLFGEQAVLCGGVTELMKAGFDTLVEAGYEPEMAYFECIHEMKLIVDLIYSGGFAMMRYSISNTAEYGDYRTGRRMITDETRKEMKKVLREIQDGTFASEFIQEFSAGRKAKFNATKRLESEHKLEKVGAELRKMMSWIKK, encoded by the coding sequence ATGATAAAAAAATATTATGATGCTGATTGTAATCTAGGATTATTAGATGGAAAAACTATAGCTATAATGGGATACGGCAGTCAAGGTCATGCTCATGCACAGAACCTAAAAGACAGCGGAATGAATGTTATAGTAGGACTTAGAAAAGACAGTGCTAATTGCAAAAAGGCAGAGGAAGCTGGATTTAAAGTAATGGAAGTAGCAGAGGCTGCTAAGACTGCTGATATAGTTATGATGCTTGTACCAGATGAGGTTGCTGCTGATATTTATAATAGTCAGGTAGCTCCATATATGAAAGAGGGTAATGTGTTAATGTTTGCTCATGGATTTAATATTCATTTTCAATTTGTAGTGCCTGCTAAAGATATAGATGTTATAATGGTAGCTCCAAAAGGACCCGGACACACTGTAAGAAGTCAGTATTTAGAAGGAAGAGGAGTTCCTAGTTTAATAGCTGTTTATCAAGATAAAAGCGGAAGGGCTAAAGATTATGCATTAGCTTATGCTTCTGGAATAGGTGCAGGACGTGCTGGTATATTAGAAACTACTTTCAGAGAAGAAACTGAAACTGATTTATTCGGTGAGCAAGCAGTATTATGCGGAGGTGTTACAGAGTTAATGAAAGCTGGTTTTGACACTTTAGTAGAAGCAGGTTATGAACCAGAAATGGCTTATTTTGAATGTATACATGAAATGAAATTAATCGTTGATTTGATATATTCAGGCGGTTTTGCTATGATGAGATATTCTATTTCAAACACTGCTGAATATGGCGATTACAGAACTGGCAGAAGAATGATAACAGATGAAACTAGAAAAGAGATGAAAAAAGTATTGAGAGAGATACAAGACGGAACTTTTGCTAGTGAGTTTATTCAAGAGTTTAGTGCAGGACGCAAGGCTAAATTTAATGCTACTAAGAGATTAGAGAGTGAGCATAAATTAGAGAAAGTCGGTGCAGAGTTAAGAAAGATGATGAGCTGGATTAAAAAGTAA
- a CDS encoding VWA domain-containing protein, with the protein MFIEDFKFVFLFIIIPVLIFFLVTSRFKVNKVLSVFTKNANFKNDKNYKRISKLRIFSASFLILALSLSIFALMQPKWGIIEQKIRTNNYMITILLDLSRSMEGDDVWPSRLERAKLEIEDFVKNTDNLSVALVGFAGTSFVASPFTQDMETFSYILNELNTKSVTLQGTRIADALVTAKNTFNVNIPGKKSIILITDGEDHAGYFDNILKELKDNDISVYTVGVGSELGASISSDIGYSEKTVISKRDDKTLQLIANSTGGKSYIADNVSLKTIFNNIKNNMDSVSTIKNNRSYKDRFQIFLFASTILIIVASILNILTQKRVLYKNNKSSIIKDTK; encoded by the coding sequence ATGTTTATTGAAGATTTTAAGTTTGTATTTCTTTTTATAATTATACCTGTACTAATATTTTTTTTAGTGACTTCTCGTTTTAAGGTAAATAAGGTATTATCTGTATTTACTAAAAATGCAAATTTTAAAAACGATAAAAATTATAAAAGAATATCCAAACTAAGAATATTTTCTGCTTCATTTTTAATACTTGCATTATCTTTATCAATATTTGCATTGATGCAGCCTAAGTGGGGTATAATAGAGCAAAAAATAAGAACTAATAATTATATGATAACTATATTATTAGATTTATCTCGTTCTATGGAGGGTGATGATGTATGGCCTTCAAGATTAGAAAGGGCAAAATTAGAAATAGAAGATTTTGTAAAAAACACGGATAATCTTTCTGTAGCTTTGGTTGGGTTTGCGGGCACTAGTTTTGTGGCTTCGCCTTTTACTCAGGATATGGAAACTTTTTCTTATATATTAAATGAATTAAACACTAAATCTGTAACTTTGCAGGGCACTAGAATTGCAGATGCTTTAGTTACTGCTAAAAACACTTTTAATGTTAATATACCGGGAAAAAAATCTATCATACTTATAACAGACGGTGAGGACCATGCGGGGTATTTTGATAATATATTAAAAGAATTAAAAGACAATGATATTAGTGTTTATACTGTTGGTGTGGGTTCTGAACTTGGAGCTAGCATAAGCAGTGATATTGGCTATTCTGAAAAAACTGTTATATCAAAAAGAGATGATAAAACATTGCAATTAATAGCAAACTCTACAGGCGGAAAATCTTATATTGCAGATAATGTATCTTTAAAAACTATATTTAATAATATAAAAAATAATATGGATAGTGTCTCTACAATAAAAAATAATAGAAGCTATAAAGATAGATTTCAGATATTCTTGTTTGCTTCTACTATTTTAATTATAGTTGCCAGCATATTAAATATATTAACTCAAAAAAGAGTTCTTTACAAAAATAATAAAAGTAGTATCATTAAAGATACTAAATAA